In the genome of Streptomyces sp. SAI-127, the window CTTCACGAATGCGCAGGCCCCGAGATCTCCTCCGAGGACGACTTCACCGGGCTGCTGCGGCTCGCGAGCCAGGAGCCGGGCCCGCGGGTGGTCGGCTACTGGGCCGAGCGGGCCGAGGAAGGCGTTGCCAAGGCACGGCAGCTCGGTGCGCTCGGCGCCGCCGGAGACCTCTTCGTCGACGGCGCCCTCGGTTCCCACACGGCCTGCCTGCACGAGCCGTACACCGACGCCGACCACACCGGAATCGCCTACCTGGACGCCGCCGCCGTGGCCGACCATGTCACCGCCTGCACCGAGGCGGGCCTGCAGGCCGGCTTCCACGCGATCGGCGACGCGGCGGTGGGCGCCGTGGTCGAGGGCGTCCGCGCCGTCGCGGAGAAGCTCGGCCTCGCCCGCGTCCGTGCCGCCCGGCACCGCGTCGAGCACGTCGAGATGCTCACCCCCGAGGCCGTCGCCGCCTTCGCCGAGCTCGGTCTCACCGCCTCCGTCCAGCCCGCCTTCGACGCCCTGTGGGGCGGCGAGGACGGCATGTACGCCCGACGCCTGGGCCGGGAGCGGGCGAGCCGTCTGAACCCCTTCGCGGCCCTCCTGCGCGCCGGTGTCCCGCTCGCCTTCGGCTCCGACAGCCCTGTCACCCCCCTCGACCCGTGGGGCACCCTCCGCGCGGCCGCCTTCCACCACACCCCCGAGCACCGCGTCTCCGTACGCGCCGCCTTCACCGCGCACACCCGCGGCGGCTGGCGGGCGATCGGCCGGGACGACGCGGGGGTCCTGGTGCCCGGTGCCCCCGCGGACTACGCCGTGTGGCGCACCGACGAACTGGTCGTGCAGGCCCCCGACGACCGGGTCTCCCGCTGGTCCACCGACCCTCGCTCCGGCACCCCCGGCCTGCCCGACCTGACGCCGGGCCGTGACCTCCCCGTCTGCCTGCGGACCGTGGTCGGCGGACGGACGGTCTTCGTACGGCCGGGCGAGTGATCTCCGGGGGTGGCGCGGTACGGATCGCCCGCCGCAGCGCTGTCGCGCGACCTGCGCATCCTCCGCTCTGACCAGGGCGTTGGCGACAGACCTGCAGGTCAAACGACTGTTGACAGCCGACGGCAGGGGGCCGGTAGGTTCGGCCGGGTCCACCACCGGACGCCCGACCGGGGAATCTCCGCCCAGTCGTCGCAGCGCCGCTGGGTCAGGGACGGTGTACCGCACCGGAACACCGTCACTGGGAGCCAGGCCCAGCGCTCGCGCCACGGCGAGGGGACGTTCCGTCCGGCCGGGGAGGTGTGACCCGGGTGGGGCCCGGGCGCTCAGTAGACAACGGCTTTCGGTCGACCCGCAGCCAGCGGGCCCCAGGTCGGCCCGAAGAGCGCCGGGCCCCCATCCGCAGCGAGGGCTGCGATCCCGCCATAATGGCCGAAACTATTAGCCTTACCCCACTCTTGAGAAAACGACACCAGCATACGAACGCCTTGTCACGTCATCGCAGGCCGTGCGCACTATGGTGGACGCCTGCGGAATGACTCGAAGGGGCAGCAGTGAACGACGGCGACGGGACCCTCACGGGCCAGGAGAGGCGATTCGGCCCGCTCGGCACGGCGTTGGTGATCATTCCGACCTTCAACGAGGCGGAGAACATCAAGGCCATCGTCGGCCGGGTGCGCAAGGCCGTCCCGGAGGCGCACGTCCTCGTGGCCGACGACAACAGCCCTGACGGCACCGGCAAGCTCGCCGAC includes:
- a CDS encoding amidohydrolase — encoded protein: MSEPKTVLLRRGEVHSPADPFATAMVVERGQVAWVGSEGAADAFADGVDEIVDLDGALVTPAFTDAHVHITATGLALTGLDLTGAASLDAALTLVRDFAAARPNDRVLLGHGWDAARWPGGRPPTRAELDEATDGRPLYLSRIDVHSAVVTTALLDMTSLGLLDGPLTADAHHAVRATALGSVTPAQRTAAQRAALAHAASLGIGTLHECAGPEISSEDDFTGLLRLASQEPGPRVVGYWAERAEEGVAKARQLGALGAAGDLFVDGALGSHTACLHEPYTDADHTGIAYLDAAAVADHVTACTEAGLQAGFHAIGDAAVGAVVEGVRAVAEKLGLARVRAARHRVEHVEMLTPEAVAAFAELGLTASVQPAFDALWGGEDGMYARRLGRERASRLNPFAALLRAGVPLAFGSDSPVTPLDPWGTLRAAAFHHTPEHRVSVRAAFTAHTRGGWRAIGRDDAGVLVPGAPADYAVWRTDELVVQAPDDRVSRWSTDPRSGTPGLPDLTPGRDLPVCLRTVVGGRTVFVRPGE